One genomic region from Leguminivora glycinivorella isolate SPB_JAAS2020 chromosome 8, LegGlyc_1.1, whole genome shotgun sequence encodes:
- the LOC125228886 gene encoding piggyBac transposable element-derived protein 3-like: MQTSAPNLNPMQYFDLMFGDTIINMFVHYTNLYAAKKNASKSCPITKDEMYCFIGILLYSGYVIVPRRYMYWQNASDCGMPIIYNAMSRDRFTYIMSNLHCCDNSKLQSGDKFAKLRELFQLLNQNFAENAPFEEHYSIDEAMVPYYGGHPCKQFIRGKPIRWGYKFWVGATRLGYILWFEPYQGKCSTVTSNHYKNAMGLGASVVLEFADVLKEIDKQAPFHLFFDNFFTSIYLIDELRLRGIRATGTVRENRVAKCPLTANKFLQKTPRGTFKYQSTSAEHILVCKWHDNSVVTVASNAATIEPVAKVKRFSQQQKKYILVDQPAVIKKYNENMGGVDRSDQNIGLYRTSIRGKKWYFSLICHALDMAVQNAWQLYKNNGGEYDSLNFRRYVATSLLESYKKNFERKDTRASGLFRDCVRFDGKNHIISATKKLILFVQNVM, from the exons ATGCAAACATCAGCACCGAATTTGAATCCCATGCAATATTTTGACCTAATGTTTGGAGACACAATTATCAATATGTTTGTACACTACACCAATTTATATGCAGCAAAGAAAAATGCAAGCAAGTCCTGCCCTATTACGAAAGACGAAATGTATTGCTTTATAGGTATATTACTATACAGTGGGTACGTGATAGTACCTAGAAGATACATGTATTGGCAAAACGCTTCCGATTGCGGTATGCCTATAATATACAATGCTATGTCTAGAGATCGGTTTACGTATATTATGTCAAATTTGCACTGCTGTGACAATTCAAAATTACAGTCAGGTGATAAGTTTGCGAAATTACGTGAATTATTTCAGCTTCTGAATCAGAACTTTGCAGAAAATGCACCGTTTGAAGAGCACTACAGCATCGATGAAGCAATGGTTCCGTATTACGGAGGGCACCCGTGCAAACAATTTATTCGTGGAAAACCCATAAGGTGGGGCTACAAATTTTGGGTTGGTGCTACACGTCTAGGATATATATTGTGGTTTGAGCCGTACCAAGGAAAGTGTAGTACCGTAACATCGAACCACTACAAAAACGCCATGGGTTTAGGTGCAAGTGTAGTTTTAGAATTCGCAGATGTGTTAAAGGAAATAGACAAACAAGCACCTTTTCATCTATTCTTTGATAATTTTTTTACGTCTATTTACCTCATAGATGAACTACGACTCCGAGGGATTCGGGCAACTGGAACTGTGCGAGAAAATCGTGTCGCAAAGTGCCCATTGACTGCCAATAAGTTTCTACAGAAGACACCTAGGGGTACATTCAAATATCAGTCCACAAGTGCTGAACATATTTTAGTGTGCAAATGGCATGATAACAGCGTTGTCACTGTTGCATCAAACGCAGCCACAATAGAACCTGTGGCAAAGGTAAAGAGATTTTCGcagcaacaaaaaaaatacatacttgtGGACCAGCCagctgtaataaaaaaatataatgaaaaTATGGGAGGAGTAGATCGATCCGATCAAAATATTGGCCTTTATAGAACATCTATTAGGGGAAAAAAATGGTACTTCTCTTTAATTTGTCATGCACTTGATATGGCTGTACAAAATGCATGGCAATTGTACAAGAATAATGGTGGCGAATATGACTCCCTAAATTTTCGCAGATATGTGGCAACATCTCTTCTCGaaagctataaaaaaaattttgaacgAAAAGATACACGTGCTAGCGGACTGTTTCGAGATTGTGTACGTTTTGATGGGAAAAATCATATAATAAG TGCCACAAAAAAGCTAattttatttgtgcaaaatgtaATGTAA